In the Treponema maltophilum ATCC 51939 genome, ATGCGAACGGCTTGCCGACATAGCCCCCGAAGCAAAGGTTGTCTGCCTGAACCTTTTTTATTCGAAGGATACCGCCGCCGGAGTCGAAACGCAGCTTGCCGGCTGTTCGTACATTGTCGATGCGATCGATACGGTCAGTTCCAAAATCCTTTTGGCCGAAACCGCATTCCGCCTTCATATTCCGATTATAAGTTCGATGGGAACGGGCAATAAGCTCGACCCTTCGCGCTTTGAAGTTGCCGATATTTTTAAAACAAGCGTATGCCCGCTTGCAAAAGTACTGCGCTGCGAATTAAAAAAGCGCGGCATTCCGTCGCTCAAAACGGTTTATTCAAAAGAGGTTCCGCACCTTTCCTGCCGTCCGCCTGCAAGCATAGCCTTCGTTCCGTCCGCCGCAGGCCTCCTCATCGCATCCGAAGTGGTGAAAGACCTTACGGCAGGATAACCGCCGCGGAAGATATGAGGCGGAAATGTCAATATCGATTTTCAAACCCGTTCCACTTCTTCTTTGGTAAGACCGGTGGCCTGCATTATCTTTTGGACGGAATCGCCGAGCCGCTTTAATATGCGTGCCGTTTCGAGCTTTGCTTGGTGCGAACCGTCAGAGAAGCCTTGTGCTATTCCTTGTTGTATGCCAATCCTCAGGCTTTCTTCCCTTTGAACTGCAATGTCGGTATCGTAATCATATTCGGCTATCAACATGTTCATAACCTCCCGTGATTTTCGCTCCAAATAATCCCTCAAAATATCATTCTGAATACACTCTTTAATTGCATTCTTAAAGCCGTTTTCTCTATCGAACCTGATGTGCCGGCGCACCGCTTCAACAAACAGCGTGTATTCCTGGAGCGGTTTACAGTTTTCCAACAGCTTACTGTCTTTATTGTAATTGATGTTCAGCACTTTTACAAGCAATTCCAAACACGGTTTTGCTGATTTTACCGTGAACGCATCGGAAAGCCGCAGTTCCGCCTGTACCGGGTATTGTTCTTCACCGTTGTAAAAGACATAGAACTCGGGTGTCGGAATCTGTTTGAGTTTTCGCAGATAGCGGTCACGCGGATTTTGAATTTGTTCATACAATCGGGCTGCATATTCCAAAAAGCGCACCGGCATGTTATCGTTGATTGTAGATTGGTGTTCGGCCAGCACGATGATTTTATTGTCGATAAGGCAGGATACATCATTGCAAAAACTCATGTACATGACGTGCTCAAGTCGCAGCGGTTTGAGTTCCGTCGAGCTGTCCAAATGCGTACCGTGAAGCGCATTGTACAACGACAGAAAATTGTTCTTTGCGTTTTTATCCTCGCCGAATAAATCGACAAAGACCGAATCCTTATAGCGACGATTGTGTTTTTTCATACTGCACCTCCGTCTTTATTATAGGCGCAGAGGATATAAAACACTAAAAACAAATAACTTTTTATTTATAATTCGGCATAAAACTTGTTTTTTGCTCAAATTATGTTATAATAATAACCATGGAACAATACCGTAGCGCAAACAGTATTCCGCTCCACGATCATGCCTCTTTTGCGCAAAACAAACTAACACAAATTCCGCCGAGACAGCCGGGGGTACTTGACAAAACCGCCGCGCACCCCATAATTTCGTTCGTTCGTTCGTTCGTTCGTTCGTTCGTTCGTTCGTTCGTTCGTTAGCACAAACTGTACTTCACACGCAACAATACCATTTTTCTCAAGCCATAACATGCACACCGGGCGAAATGTATGTATCGCATACGGCGATGCTCGCTGCTACGGCGTGGTTGAGCTTTTGGAGTGCAATCACCCGAGAGGGACGCTCAAAACGCCTCGCAGGCGGAGCTTCGCCTTCTACCGATTTCATACACCTTTTCCGTACATCCGTGTCCATGCCAAGTCTTTCGGCACAAATGTTTTTTTGCTGTGTCGGTACGCTTTTTGCACGGGGCGTAAAAGACGCAGAGCGAACAACTATGCCGGCATCGTATGGAACCTGTACGAAGCGTACAGGTTCCAACTCGAGTTTGCCGTGCGGCAACCATCGCGTGCCGGAACTTACTCTCTTTTCAAACTTCTCACACCATACGCACAGGGCGGGAGACCGTCATTGTGCGCTTTTATTTTCTCACCCAAAAGGAGTCATCTATGACAAAACGTAAAGACACG is a window encoding:
- a CDS encoding Rpn family recombination-promoting nuclease/putative transposase, with the translated sequence MKKHNRRYKDSVFVDLFGEDKNAKNNFLSLYNALHGTHLDSSTELKPLRLEHVMYMSFCNDVSCLIDNKIIVLAEHQSTINDNMPVRFLEYAARLYEQIQNPRDRYLRKLKQIPTPEFYVFYNGEEQYPVQAELRLSDAFTVKSAKPCLELLVKVLNINYNKDSKLLENCKPLQEYTLFVEAVRRHIRFDRENGFKNAIKECIQNDILRDYLERKSREVMNMLIAEYDYDTDIAVQREESLRIGIQQGIAQGFSDGSHQAKLETARILKRLGDSVQKIMQATGLTKEEVERV
- a CDS encoding tRNA threonylcarbamoyladenosine dehydratase, producing MHDNNETRLSRTEALLGKDAVQTLNDAKVAVFGLGGVGSYALEALARSGIGSFVLVDNDTISVSNINRQLLALHSTIGRYKTDTACERLADIAPEAKVVCLNLFYSKDTAAGVETQLAGCSYIVDAIDTVSSKILLAETAFRLHIPIISSMGTGNKLDPSRFEVADIFKTSVCPLAKVLRCELKKRGIPSLKTVYSKEVPHLSCRPPASIAFVPSAAGLLIASEVVKDLTAG